One segment of Erigeron canadensis isolate Cc75 chromosome 2, C_canadensis_v1, whole genome shotgun sequence DNA contains the following:
- the LOC122588508 gene encoding PTI1-like tyrosine-protein kinase At3g15890, which produces MSWSKNFEAMDCKSFFCCMKGSDRKEKGKKESTWRIFSLKELHAATNNFNYDNKLGEGGFGSVYWGQLWDGSQIAVKRLKVWSNKAEMEFAVEVEILARVRHKNLLSLRGYCAEGQERLIVYDYMPNLSLLSHLHGQHSAESLLDWPRRMTIAIGSAEGIVYLHHHATPHIIHRDVKASNVLLDSDFKAQVADFGFAKLIPDGATHVTTRVKGTLGYLAPEYAMLGKASESCDVYSFGILLLELASGKKPIEKINATTRRSITEWALPLVCEKKFSEMADPKMNGKYVEEELKRVILIGLICAHNQPDKRPTMLEVVELLKGELKDKFAAIENDEMFGMGKAAEHNDGVSVADNSSDFISEEK; this is translated from the exons ATGAGCTGGAGCAAGAATTTTGAAGCTATGGATTGTAAGTCATTCTTTTGCTGCATGAAGGGTTCAGATCG GAAAGAGAAAGGGAAGAAAGAATCAACATGGAGGATATTTTCGTTGAAGGAATTGCATGCTGCTACaaacaattttaattatgaCAACAAGCTTGGTGAAGGTGGATTCGGCAGTGTTTATTGGGGTCAGCTATGGGATGGATCTCAA ATTGCAGTGAAAAGGTTGAAGGTCTGGAGCAATAAAGCAGAAATGGAATTTGCTGTTGAGGTTGAGATACTCGCTCGAGTTAGACACAAGAACCTGCTCAGTTTACGTGGCTATTGTGCCGAAGGACAAGAAAGATTAATTGTGTATGATTACATGCCTAATCTCAGTTTACTCTCTCACCTTCACGGTCAACACTCAGCTGAAAGCCTTCTTGACTGGCCACGAAGAATGACTATTGCAATTGGGTCTGCAGAAGGGATTGT TTATCTTCACCATCATGCAACACCACACATAATACATAGAGATGTTAAAGCAAGTAATGTGTTGCTGGACTCTGATTTCAAAGCTCAGGTGGCTGATTTTGGATTCGCAAAGCTGATACCTGATGGTGCAACACATGTAACCACCCGGGTCAAAGGGACTCTAGGGTACCTAGCCCCAGAATATGCCATGTTAGGGAAGGCATCAGAGAGTTGTGATGTTTACAGTTTTGGGATTCTTTTACTTGAGCTTGCTAGCGGCAAGAAACCTATTGAGAAAATAAATGCAACCACAAGAAGATCCATCACAGAATGGGCTCTGCCATTGGTATGTGAAAAGAAGTTTAGTGAAATGGCAGATCCAAAGATGAATGGGAAGTATGTAGAAGAAGAGTTGAAGCGAGTTATACTTATTGGGCTTATATGTGCACATAATCAGCCCGATAAAAGACCTACAATGCTTGAGGTGGTTGAGTTGCTAAAAGGAGAATTGAAAGACAAATTTGCTGCTATAGAGAACGATGAGATGTTTGGAATGGGTAAGGCTGCTGAGCACAATGATGGGGTATCAGTTGCAGACAATAGTTCGGACTTCATTTCAGAAGAGAAATAA
- the LOC122590054 gene encoding SNF1-related protein kinase regulatory subunit gamma-like PV42a, translating to MQTTMMGVKSDSIQATTDESQQQRLRDKKVKELVSDKRRLVEVPYTATLAHTMNALVANQVVAVPVAAPPGHWIGAGGSMILESDKQTGAVRKHYIGMVTMLDVLAHIAGDTTTLDHGDNKEDPNNLEQRMSVTVSSVIGHCLESLSLWTLNPCTSILDCMEVFSKGIHRALVPLDGTMENIAGVELVESASSYRMLTQMDLIRFLKGHETELKDVTRRTLRELGVVVEPIFGVTDHMKVIDAIKAMRAGSLNAVPIIESTNPTTEDHSLLVNGKGRKVIGTFSATDLRGCPVSHLQSYLPASVMEYTTSLLSVSANLAGSSPRELVTCYAESRLEEVMDKVVANHVHRVWVVNHNGLLEGLVSLTDIIRVTRSSLVNK from the exons atgcaAACAACAATGATGGGTGTCAAGAGCGACAGCATACAAGCAACAACTGACGAATCGCAACAACAACGTTTAAGAGACAAAAAGGTCAAGGAACTTGTTTCAGATAAACGTAGGCTAGTTGAGGTACCATACACAGCCACTTTGGCTCACACCATGAACGCTTTAGTGGCTAACCAGGTGGTGGCTGTGCCAGTGGCTGCACCACCTGGTCATTGGATTGGAGCAGGCGGGTCTATGATATTAGAGTCTGATAAACAGACGGGCGCAGTTAGGAAGCATTATATTGGGATGGTGACCATGTTGGATGTATTGGCTCATATTGCTGGAGATACTACTACTCTTGATCACGGTGATAATAAAGAAGACCCGAACAACCTCGAGCAGAGGATGTCGGTTACGGTCTCGTCGGTTATCGGTCATTGTCTCGAGAGTCTTAGCCTTTGGACCCTTAATCCTTGCACCAG CATTCTTGACTGTATGGAGGTGTTCAGCAAAGGAATCCACCGAGCTTTAGTACCACTGGACGGTACCATGGAGAACATAGCGGGAGTGGAGCTTGTAGAGTCGGCATCCTCATACCGAATGCTCACACAAATGGaccttatcaggttcttaaagGGTCACGAGACAGAACTCAAAGATGTCACCCGCCGAACCCTGCGTGAGCTGGGAGTAGTGGTCGAACCAATCTTTGGAGTCACTGATCATATGAAAGTCATTGATGCCATAAAAGCAATGAGAGCTGGCTCTCTTAACGCCGTTCCAATAATTGAATCTACAAATCCCACTACAGAAGATCACTCGCTACTcgtaaat GGGAAAGGAAGGAAGGTAATTGGAACGTTTTCCGCGACTGATTTAAGAGGGTGTCCTGTGTCACATTTGCAATCTTATTTGCCGGCAAGTGTTATGGAATACACCACCAGTTTGTTATCCGTGTCAGCTAACTTGGCTGGGTCATCACCGCGAGAGCTTGTCACTTGCTATGCGGAGTCACGGCTAGAAGAAGTAATGGATAAGGTAGTGGCAAATCATGTACACCGTGTTTGGGTAGTCAACCATAATGGGCTGCTTGAGGGTCTTGTATCCCTAACAGACATTATTCGTGTGACTAGAAGTTCATTAGTCAATAAGTAG